The proteins below are encoded in one region of Paenibacillus albus:
- a CDS encoding endospore germination permease: MNGKITPFQLSMLLITFIGISNHVILIPVLLDTANRDAWISVIAAIIPSILLGLLYGYLYKHIPASLSTWVKEKTNTFMWFIFTLLFSIYFLAQASISIRDTIVWSNSSYLTYTPPWVVGLCLIGICYYTARKGLAAIAITNGILLPWIIMAGLYVMTVNFQYKDYNYLFPIFQHSAQSIATGSWYTTSGITEIILVLFLKDEVQGKLSRTNITLIVLMLIELTLGPLAGIIAMFGPFEATLLRYPAYEQWRMAAIGSMFGQTDFLSIYQWLAGAFIRISLAIYIIHTLWVKKWKHPELLLIMISLLLLVINLLKLSDVQFHSHIKTYYTSSGIICGVSTIVLLICIWTGKNKKAVQQNG, encoded by the coding sequence TTGAACGGCAAAATCACCCCTTTCCAGCTGTCTATGCTGCTGATCACGTTCATCGGAATCTCCAACCATGTTATCTTGATTCCCGTCTTGCTGGATACCGCGAATCGAGACGCTTGGATCTCTGTCATTGCAGCCATTATCCCTTCGATCCTTCTCGGCTTGCTGTATGGCTATCTCTACAAGCATATTCCCGCTTCGCTCTCTACCTGGGTGAAAGAGAAAACAAACACGTTTATGTGGTTTATATTCACGCTACTATTCTCCATATATTTCTTAGCGCAGGCGAGCATCAGCATACGGGATACGATCGTGTGGTCCAACTCCTCTTACTTGACCTATACGCCGCCATGGGTAGTCGGTTTATGTCTCATCGGCATTTGTTATTACACGGCACGAAAGGGACTAGCCGCAATCGCAATCACCAACGGCATCCTTCTGCCCTGGATCATTATGGCCGGCTTATACGTCATGACGGTGAACTTTCAATATAAAGACTACAACTACTTATTTCCTATATTTCAACATTCGGCGCAATCCATCGCAACAGGTTCATGGTACACGACGTCGGGCATCACGGAAATCATCCTTGTGCTCTTCCTGAAGGACGAAGTCCAAGGAAAGCTGTCGCGAACCAACATCACATTGATTGTTCTCATGTTGATTGAACTGACATTAGGGCCATTGGCGGGAATAATCGCCATGTTCGGTCCCTTCGAAGCTACGCTGCTGCGATACCCGGCTTACGAGCAGTGGCGAATGGCAGCAATCGGAAGCATGTTTGGCCAAACCGACTTCTTGTCCATTTATCAATGGCTGGCCGGAGCGTTTATCCGAATCTCTTTAGCTATCTACATCATCCATACCCTCTGGGTGAAGAAATGGAAGCATCCCGAGCTTTTGCTGATTATGATCTCGCTTCTCCTCCTTGTCATCAACTTGCTTAAGCTTTCGGATGTACAGTTCCACAGTCATATAAAAACATACTATACAAGTTCAGGCATCATATGCGGCGTGAGTACCATCGTACTCCTAATATGTATTTGGACTGGAAAGAACAAGAAGGCGGTGCAGCAAAATGGCTAA
- a CDS encoding spore germination protein has product MANISESDIRLLFEDCGDVIIEKKDDFLFLFCQGMANREQINEISICGAEIWRQHPVTLTSLWKNELASYVFNGNLLLYDLESACFYTHYVADPPQRTTEESVTETSAKGARDGFTESISTNLALIRKRLGTPTLKVESFTIGVRSQTAIKLLYIQDIANKATIDEARARLRKIQIDALITSSQLEEAISDKSYTVLPLIDNTGRPDFAAECLISGRFVILLDNSPLAIIAPITLTSLIKSPEDGYFRSVISSFQRLMRFGGWYLALFLPGFYIALIGFNFEQVPLPLLATIATNRIGLPLSLPFETITVLVLFELFKEAGQRLPKSVGPTVTVVGGIIVGDAAIRAGITSPAVTVVAATTVIAGYTLVNPTLSGIVSIVRIGIMIISSILGMFGFFMSIFFVVAYLADLKSFGIPYLSPIAPPSWKDLTGALLKKPANNMRKRPQNLHLQDDTKMKDEQP; this is encoded by the coding sequence ATGGCTAATATTAGCGAAAGCGATATCCGGCTGTTATTCGAAGACTGCGGCGATGTGATTATCGAGAAGAAGGACGACTTTCTATTCCTCTTCTGCCAAGGTATGGCGAACCGGGAGCAAATCAATGAAATCAGCATCTGCGGCGCAGAGATTTGGCGTCAGCACCCTGTCACCTTAACCTCGCTATGGAAGAACGAGCTCGCTTCTTATGTATTTAATGGCAACTTGCTCCTGTACGATCTAGAATCGGCTTGCTTTTACACGCATTACGTTGCAGACCCTCCCCAAAGAACCACGGAGGAGTCCGTAACAGAGACATCTGCGAAAGGTGCGCGCGACGGATTTACCGAAAGCATCTCGACCAATCTGGCGTTAATCCGCAAAAGGCTGGGAACCCCTACACTGAAGGTGGAATCCTTTACAATCGGCGTCAGGAGCCAGACCGCGATCAAATTGCTGTATATTCAGGATATCGCCAATAAAGCGACGATCGACGAGGCCAGAGCAAGATTGCGCAAGATACAGATCGATGCGCTCATTACGAGCTCGCAACTAGAGGAAGCCATCTCGGATAAGTCGTATACGGTGCTGCCTCTTATCGACAATACCGGACGACCCGATTTTGCCGCAGAGTGCCTGATCAGCGGTCGTTTCGTGATCTTGCTTGACAACTCTCCGCTCGCCATTATCGCACCTATCACGCTTACTTCGCTCATCAAATCGCCGGAGGACGGTTATTTTCGCTCGGTGATCAGTTCTTTTCAACGCTTAATGCGATTTGGCGGCTGGTATTTGGCCTTGTTTCTGCCCGGCTTCTACATCGCGCTGATCGGATTTAATTTCGAGCAGGTGCCGCTGCCTTTGTTAGCCACAATCGCAACCAACCGGATCGGACTTCCGCTCTCGCTTCCATTCGAGACGATTACCGTGCTGGTCTTGTTCGAATTGTTCAAGGAGGCCGGGCAGCGTCTGCCAAAATCGGTCGGGCCAACCGTCACCGTTGTCGGCGGGATTATCGTAGGCGATGCTGCCATACGAGCCGGCATTACCTCACCTGCAGTAACCGTTGTAGCCGCGACGACCGTAATCGCCGGCTATACGCTGGTCAATCCCACGCTAAGCGGCATCGTATCTATCGTGCGGATCGGCATTATGATCATCTCTTCGATTCTAGGGATGTTCGGATTCTTCATGTCCATCTTCTTTGTCGTCGCTTATTTAGCCGATCTCAAATCATTCGGGATTCCATACCTCTCTCCAATCGCACCGCCATCCTGGAAGGATCTCACTGGGGCGCTTCTGAAGAAGCCGGCGAACAACATGAGGAAGCGGCCGCAGAACCTCCACTTACAAGACGATACGAAGATGAAGGACGAACAGCCATGA
- a CDS encoding Ger(x)C family spore germination protein, translating into MKRALKLVLVFCIVLSLCSCWDVKNIQYFNFVNVIGVDYVDGKYKIYAQINDLTTMSKQEGAAPSPRPVVIGTGEGYSIGMAVFDLQKESQMRMDWTQNKAFIFSDRLLARGIYEIHDELMRTRDQRYTPWVFATNEDLAKILITMPITGSSYVSTLYYQPDLLYKQLQSSFEPIKYQHFIRSSREPFETTLLDHVKLSKSWKKGRKTFTLPIVDGLVALKGGKSITRFNREEATGVKWLKKKTQRGLLPIKDEQGHFVGTAALKNNKLKKTAAYKDGKRIVILNLSMNAVLREQMEPHGLEEMNKLLEKSLYDEIMKTYEVGKQRSVDIYSLNEVWYRKGLAVGDDIPGIEVHVKVKLMATSMLELRK; encoded by the coding sequence ATGAAGCGAGCCTTGAAGCTGGTATTGGTCTTCTGCATCGTGTTATCCCTTTGCAGCTGCTGGGACGTCAAGAATATTCAATATTTCAACTTCGTTAACGTGATCGGAGTGGATTACGTCGATGGCAAATATAAGATTTATGCGCAAATCAATGACCTGACAACGATGTCCAAGCAAGAAGGCGCTGCACCAAGTCCTAGACCTGTCGTTATAGGAACTGGAGAAGGCTATAGCATTGGGATGGCCGTGTTCGATCTGCAGAAGGAGAGCCAGATGCGAATGGATTGGACGCAGAACAAAGCGTTCATATTCAGCGATCGATTGCTTGCCAGAGGAATCTACGAGATTCATGATGAATTGATGCGAACACGCGATCAGCGCTATACACCATGGGTGTTTGCGACTAATGAAGATCTTGCCAAGATTCTTATCACAATGCCGATCACAGGCAGCTCTTATGTGTCCACGCTGTATTACCAGCCCGATCTCTTATATAAGCAGCTGCAATCTTCCTTTGAGCCGATTAAATATCAGCATTTTATCCGATCTTCAAGGGAACCGTTCGAGACGACCTTGCTTGACCATGTAAAACTATCTAAAAGCTGGAAAAAAGGTCGTAAAACGTTTACGCTGCCAATCGTGGATGGCTTGGTCGCCTTAAAGGGTGGCAAAAGTATAACCCGATTCAACCGTGAAGAAGCAACCGGCGTGAAATGGTTAAAGAAGAAAACGCAGCGCGGTCTTCTCCCAATTAAGGATGAACAAGGACATTTCGTTGGAACTGCAGCACTGAAGAACAATAAATTGAAGAAAACCGCCGCTTATAAGGACGGAAAACGAATTGTTATTCTAAATTTAAGCATGAACGCCGTTCTCCGGGAGCAGATGGAGCCGCATGGGTTAGAAGAAATGAATAAGCTGCTTGAGAAGAGCCTATACGATGAAATTATGAAAACCTATGAGGTTGGCAAGCAACGATCCGTCGATATTTACTCCTTGAATGAAGTCTGGTATCGCAAGGGGCTTGCCGTAGGCGACGATATTCCTGGTATCGAGGTGCATGTCAAAGTTAAGCTTATGGCTACGAGCATGCTCGAGCTGCGGAAATAA
- a CDS encoding SDR family oxidoreductase, protein MILITGANGKTGRAVIKALLSKGERIRALVHRTEQMEEIKLLGEMEVVAGDMMDQKAVNEAFVGVRAVYHICSAMNPDEVQIGQVILKAARLAEVEHFVFHSVIHPAIQEMPHHHNKLMVEELLVNSGIPYTIIQPGVLMQNIHESWKLLSEQGIFRQKYFTTPETRIGMVDLEDLAEAAAIILTSPGHKWATYEICGPENLSLSDMLAAMEQHFGHEIKVETPQDEMLAAELKKRGTGDYQAATILKMFQHYNEHGSVGNSNVLTWILGRKPNDFSSFILRTIKSKN, encoded by the coding sequence ATGATTCTTATAACTGGAGCGAACGGGAAAACTGGTCGTGCAGTAATTAAAGCTTTACTTTCTAAAGGAGAGCGAATAAGGGCTCTTGTTCATAGAACTGAACAAATGGAGGAAATCAAGTTATTAGGTGAGATGGAAGTAGTTGCAGGAGATATGATGGATCAAAAGGCTGTAAACGAAGCATTTGTTGGAGTTAGGGCTGTATACCACATTTGTTCGGCTATGAATCCCGATGAAGTTCAAATCGGTCAAGTGATATTAAAAGCAGCTCGCTTAGCCGAAGTAGAACATTTCGTATTCCATTCCGTCATCCATCCCGCAATTCAAGAGATGCCGCACCATCACAATAAACTTATGGTTGAGGAGCTTCTTGTGAATTCAGGTATCCCTTACACGATTATTCAGCCAGGGGTATTGATGCAGAATATTCACGAGTCCTGGAAGTTACTTAGTGAACAAGGTATCTTTAGACAAAAGTATTTTACGACTCCAGAAACTCGTATAGGCATGGTTGACTTAGAAGACTTAGCCGAGGCAGCTGCAATCATTCTTACTAGTCCAGGACATAAATGGGCTACCTATGAAATTTGCGGGCCTGAAAATTTATCTTTGTCTGATATGCTAGCAGCAATGGAACAGCATTTTGGCCATGAGATCAAAGTTGAAACGCCTCAAGATGAAATGCTCGCAGCAGAGTTGAAAAAGCGCGGGACGGGAGATTACCAAGCAGCTACAATATTAAAGATGTTTCAGCACTACAATGAACATGGATCTGTCGGCAATTCCAATGTTCTAACCTGGATATTAGGTCGAAAGCCAAATGACTTTTCCTCCTTCATCCTTCGAACAATAAAAAGTAAGAACTGA
- a CDS encoding glycoside hydrolase family 35 protein — MNHQQQSFAIADQFYLNEQPFKIISGAIHYFRVVPEYWRDRLEKLKAMGCNTVETYVPWNKHEPREGEFNFEGMLDVRKFIQTAGELGLYVILRPSPYICAEWEFGGLPYWLLKDGDMKLRFSYPPYLDAIDRYFARFFEETNDLQIGSGGPIILMQVENEYGGYGNDKSYLYAMADMMKRHGVNVPLVTSDGPWHDMLENGSIQDAALATINCGSGIKEHFNKLKAFHGEVKPLMVMEFWIGWFDAWGDDKHQTRDADSAARELADILEEGSVNIYMFHGGTNFGFTSGANYYEKLAPDTTSYDYDALLTEWGEITPKYKAFQEVISRYVELPKVELSTVIRKKAFGEVTAKERVSLFAVADLLAVPVESPYPLTMEALDQSTGYLLYTTDLGKNRRIEDFRLIQCTDRANVFINQKPLFTKYDLEMEGAEAFDLTEPDNELAVLVENMGRVNYSVKMNSQTKGIKGGVIVNGAFQSRWTHYTLPLDNLELLDYSKAYAEGTPSFYRFELEVDEPADTFLDFTGWGKGVAFVNGFNLGRFWEIGPQRRLYIPAPLLKAGINEVIMFETDGKAPGVIRFEDSAAFME; from the coding sequence ATGAATCATCAGCAGCAATCATTTGCAATCGCAGATCAATTTTACCTAAACGAGCAGCCGTTCAAAATCATTTCCGGCGCGATCCACTACTTCCGCGTAGTGCCCGAATATTGGCGGGATCGGCTAGAGAAGCTTAAAGCAATGGGCTGCAACACCGTCGAAACGTATGTGCCTTGGAATAAGCATGAGCCTCGCGAAGGCGAGTTTAACTTTGAAGGCATGCTTGACGTTAGGAAGTTTATCCAAACGGCGGGAGAGCTGGGGCTGTACGTTATTTTGCGGCCATCCCCTTACATCTGCGCCGAGTGGGAGTTTGGCGGACTGCCATACTGGCTCCTGAAGGATGGAGATATGAAGCTCCGCTTCAGCTATCCTCCATATCTAGATGCAATCGACCGTTATTTTGCTCGTTTCTTCGAGGAAACGAATGATCTGCAGATCGGCAGCGGAGGGCCTATTATTCTGATGCAGGTGGAGAACGAATACGGCGGCTACGGCAACGATAAGTCGTACTTGTATGCAATGGCTGATATGATGAAGCGGCACGGCGTTAACGTACCGCTTGTTACCTCCGACGGACCTTGGCATGACATGCTGGAGAATGGCTCTATTCAAGACGCTGCGCTTGCCACAATCAACTGTGGCTCCGGCATCAAGGAGCATTTCAATAAGCTCAAGGCGTTCCATGGCGAAGTCAAGCCGCTGATGGTAATGGAGTTCTGGATCGGATGGTTTGATGCTTGGGGAGACGACAAGCATCAGACGCGTGATGCCGACAGCGCGGCGCGTGAACTCGCGGACATCTTGGAAGAAGGCAGCGTCAACATCTACATGTTCCATGGCGGAACGAACTTCGGCTTCACGAGCGGAGCCAACTATTACGAGAAGCTTGCTCCGGATACGACATCGTACGATTATGATGCGCTGCTGACGGAATGGGGCGAGATTACGCCTAAATATAAAGCGTTCCAAGAGGTCATCTCGCGATATGTCGAGCTTCCGAAAGTGGAGCTGTCCACGGTCATCCGCAAGAAAGCATTCGGGGAAGTAACGGCGAAGGAGCGGGTATCGTTGTTTGCCGTCGCGGATCTGCTGGCCGTGCCGGTGGAGTCGCCATATCCGCTGACGATGGAAGCGTTGGACCAGTCCACCGGTTACCTTCTTTATACGACGGACCTCGGGAAGAACAGGCGCATTGAGGATTTCCGATTGATTCAATGCACCGACCGGGCTAATGTATTTATCAATCAGAAGCCGCTATTCACCAAATACGACTTGGAGATGGAAGGCGCAGAAGCCTTCGACCTGACCGAGCCGGATAACGAGCTAGCCGTGCTCGTCGAGAATATGGGACGGGTGAATTATTCGGTCAAAATGAACAGCCAAACCAAGGGCATCAAAGGCGGAGTTATCGTCAACGGGGCTTTCCAAAGCAGGTGGACGCATTATACCCTTCCGCTGGACAACTTGGAGCTGCTCGATTATTCCAAAGCGTACGCCGAAGGCACGCCTTCGTTCTATCGCTTCGAGCTTGAAGTGGACGAGCCTGCAGACACCTTCCTTGATTTCACGGGATGGGGCAAAGGCGTTGCGTTCGTTAACGGCTTCAATCTTGGCCGCTTCTGGGAGATCGGTCCGCAGCGCAGACTGTATATCCCTGCGCCGCTGCTGAAGGCGGGCATTAACGAAGTGATCATGTTTGAAACGGATGGCAAAGCACCTGGCGTTATCCGGTTTGAGGATTCGGCAGCGTTTATGGAGTAA
- a CDS encoding glucosidase family protein — MTAESGIIKRLQANSTKINEGCWRLTALDNGPIELEVKQGPSFALDRNKEWFVLPMDSENSTIAGRDYAWVLPTDPDSSDSSWLIKADGEIRLSVVNENIIVKVYAESCELIAYESRPQADSFGKRFRFEFEHGEKLGHTLAALYWGTMLPSVIERTRAKDYPISDGYVLSTLHSKYSGTYPDVDHEFQIKGRLSWGNGLDYDVVRRMIELQLKLMIEDPEGLWRNPCAIQPNGDREYHVRRSSLDGSTNAIMFLITGNVEVLESAWLYCAATKDFDWLRQHIEGLEGAASCIIDQVDRHGRLWSDVYYEDQVIKDGRETFATALAAHSLNLLAELERRLGNEEKETYYKDMAALLGASLAKPLPMGYWDETNQRFVDWVDRSGIAHDHIHLLANILPVLFGYASKEQEEHITALIDEHIDQFQRFPTFLAAHIDQYTQAEIGDGGPYDLCAAGRYWCWDAAYWTWKSNRKVLLGQLMRVSEQAAKEGYVMGERYDMNYVYYIDDKDWHGAAHYYEYPCVYSWVLIHEYLGIRQTFEADLQISPKVMDYGSVLLEQSGYQLSYKYEEHAFQLTNLGSESRSFEVDLTAIYPACTKWKFTCEGVDSVVEQGAIVRIDGGLTGTWMPVV, encoded by the coding sequence ATGACTGCAGAAAGTGGCATTATTAAACGATTGCAAGCAAATAGCACGAAGATAAATGAAGGATGCTGGCGACTTACAGCTCTTGATAATGGGCCAATCGAATTGGAGGTAAAGCAAGGACCTTCATTCGCGCTCGATCGAAATAAGGAATGGTTCGTTCTGCCGATGGACTCCGAGAATTCGACGATTGCGGGCAGAGATTATGCATGGGTTCTTCCAACTGATCCTGATTCCTCAGACTCCTCCTGGTTAATTAAAGCAGACGGGGAGATCCGCCTATCAGTCGTCAATGAGAATATTATTGTCAAGGTATATGCCGAATCATGCGAGCTAATTGCATACGAAAGCCGTCCCCAAGCAGACAGCTTCGGTAAACGATTCCGGTTCGAATTTGAGCATGGAGAGAAGCTCGGACATACTCTTGCTGCTCTTTACTGGGGGACGATGCTTCCATCCGTTATCGAACGTACCCGTGCGAAGGACTATCCGATATCGGATGGTTATGTGCTCAGCACGTTGCATTCCAAATACAGCGGTACTTATCCTGACGTGGATCACGAATTCCAGATTAAAGGGCGCTTAAGCTGGGGAAACGGATTGGATTACGACGTCGTCCGCCGAATGATCGAGCTGCAGCTGAAGCTGATGATCGAGGATCCCGAAGGTTTGTGGCGTAATCCATGCGCCATCCAGCCCAATGGAGACAGGGAATACCACGTTCGCCGAAGCAGTCTCGATGGTTCGACGAATGCCATTATGTTCCTGATTACAGGCAACGTAGAAGTGTTGGAATCCGCGTGGCTCTATTGCGCAGCGACGAAAGACTTCGATTGGCTGCGTCAACATATCGAAGGGCTGGAAGGAGCCGCTTCCTGTATCATAGATCAAGTGGACAGACATGGAAGACTATGGTCCGATGTGTATTATGAGGATCAAGTCATCAAGGATGGACGGGAAACGTTCGCTACTGCACTAGCAGCTCATTCGCTTAACTTGCTCGCGGAACTAGAGCGTCGACTAGGCAATGAAGAGAAGGAAACGTACTACAAGGATATGGCGGCTCTTCTAGGCGCAAGTCTGGCAAAGCCTCTTCCGATGGGATATTGGGACGAGACGAATCAACGGTTCGTAGATTGGGTCGACCGGAGCGGAATCGCGCATGACCATATTCATTTGCTTGCCAATATCCTGCCTGTGCTCTTCGGATACGCCTCGAAGGAACAAGAAGAGCACATCACGGCGCTTATTGATGAGCATATCGATCAATTCCAACGTTTCCCTACGTTCCTTGCCGCTCATATCGACCAATATACGCAAGCCGAGATTGGCGATGGGGGTCCATATGATCTCTGCGCAGCTGGCCGTTATTGGTGTTGGGATGCAGCTTACTGGACATGGAAGAGCAACCGGAAGGTATTGTTGGGGCAGCTCATGCGCGTGTCGGAGCAAGCGGCAAAAGAAGGCTACGTCATGGGTGAGCGGTATGACATGAATTATGTCTATTATATCGACGACAAAGATTGGCATGGAGCAGCCCATTATTACGAGTATCCGTGCGTATATTCCTGGGTCCTTATCCATGAATACTTAGGCATTCGCCAGACGTTCGAGGCTGATCTGCAAATCTCCCCTAAAGTGATGGATTACGGCAGCGTTCTTCTCGAACAGAGCGGATACCAATTAAGCTATAAATACGAGGAGCATGCTTTCCAACTGACGAATTTGGGATCGGAGTCCCGTTCCTTTGAGGTAGATTTGACGGCGATTTATCCAGCGTGCACGAAATGGAAGTTTACTTGCGAAGGCGTTGACAGCGTAGTTGAACAAGGAGCCATTGTAAGGATTGACGGGGGATTGACAGGTACGTGGATGCCCGTTGTTTAA
- a CDS encoding extracellular solute-binding protein has translation MKKQKSIVVGLSVLSSLSLILGACGATSNGDGETANTNNAAVTNNATNAGSSATGKYDPAITVHAVRPVESNVTFDSGDSINKNIWTDEFTNSLGINMVYDWTTVKNDDYVNKLNVSIASGEKMADIYQVNASQLQLLADAGQLADLTDVFNKFASPLTKKLMNGDGGKGMNSATFDGKLLAIPQIGGTITSNDVLWIRTDWLKNVGLSEPKTIDDLVKIATAFTNQDPDKNGKKDTVGLGITQGPALTNGGVADLGGLFAGFKAYPDRWIKDQSGQAVFGSIQPEVKQALGKLQEMYKSGLIDREWAVKDSDKFGEDVLTNKVGMWFGANWNSMYPIDITKNKDLLQVKPFSIASVDGQQPVVQVVDPSVNNYFVVNKDFEHPEAIVKLLNDFQEKLWGETSDFEKYGTNASQSVSYFKYPLVQSWPTTKDIPDNLDAVRGALSSSDASKLNSEQNGIYASIKAFNDGDIVKGYATARQYDAFDVIKRDDLSNQQFSLFYGAPTPTMVEKKQALDKMEQEAFTKIIMGAAPIAEFDNFVANWKKLGGDQITQEVNDWITAHH, from the coding sequence ATGAAGAAACAAAAATCAATCGTAGTTGGTTTGTCCGTCTTGTCATCGCTATCCCTAATCCTTGGAGCATGCGGAGCGACAAGTAACGGAGATGGAGAAACCGCTAACACAAACAATGCAGCCGTTACTAATAACGCAACGAATGCAGGAAGCTCGGCAACCGGTAAATATGATCCAGCCATTACGGTGCATGCCGTAAGACCGGTTGAATCTAACGTAACATTCGACAGCGGCGATTCCATTAACAAAAACATTTGGACCGATGAATTCACGAATTCACTCGGAATCAATATGGTTTATGATTGGACAACCGTCAAGAACGACGATTATGTAAATAAATTAAATGTGTCCATCGCTTCCGGCGAGAAGATGGCCGACATTTATCAAGTAAACGCTTCACAGCTGCAGCTGCTTGCAGACGCTGGACAACTTGCGGATCTGACCGATGTATTCAACAAATTCGCTAGTCCACTGACCAAGAAGCTCATGAACGGAGACGGCGGCAAAGGCATGAACTCTGCAACCTTTGACGGCAAACTCCTCGCAATTCCGCAAATCGGAGGCACAATCACCAGCAACGACGTCCTCTGGATCCGCACCGATTGGCTGAAGAACGTGGGTCTGTCTGAGCCAAAAACAATCGATGATCTTGTAAAAATCGCTACAGCATTTACGAACCAAGATCCCGATAAAAACGGTAAAAAAGATACTGTCGGGCTTGGCATCACGCAAGGTCCAGCGCTGACCAATGGCGGAGTCGCCGATCTTGGCGGCTTGTTTGCAGGATTCAAAGCTTATCCGGACAGATGGATCAAGGATCAATCGGGTCAAGCTGTGTTTGGAAGTATCCAGCCTGAGGTCAAGCAAGCTCTCGGCAAGCTGCAAGAGATGTACAAGAGTGGTCTGATTGACAGAGAATGGGCAGTCAAGGATTCCGACAAATTCGGCGAAGACGTACTGACGAACAAAGTAGGTATGTGGTTCGGCGCGAACTGGAACTCCATGTATCCGATTGACATCACGAAGAATAAAGATCTGCTTCAAGTCAAGCCGTTCTCCATCGCATCTGTTGATGGACAGCAGCCTGTCGTTCAGGTCGTAGATCCATCGGTCAATAATTATTTCGTAGTAAACAAAGATTTCGAGCATCCGGAAGCCATCGTCAAATTGCTTAATGATTTCCAAGAGAAGCTGTGGGGCGAGACTTCTGACTTTGAGAAGTACGGCACGAATGCAAGTCAATCCGTTTCGTACTTTAAATACCCACTCGTGCAGTCATGGCCAACAACGAAAGACATTCCGGATAACCTTGATGCAGTACGCGGAGCGCTCTCTTCTTCCGATGCTTCCAAATTAAACTCGGAACAAAACGGGATCTATGCTTCAATTAAAGCATTCAATGACGGCGATATCGTGAAAGGTTATGCGACAGCGCGCCAATATGACGCTTTCGATGTCATTAAGCGAGATGATCTAAGCAATCAGCAATTCTCCTTATTCTATGGTGCTCCGACACCTACGATGGTTGAGAAGAAGCAAGCTCTGGATAAAATGGAGCAAGAAGCGTTTACCAAGATTATCATGGGCGCTGCTCCAATTGCCGAATTCGATAATTTCGTAGCCAATTGGAAGAAGCTTGGCGGAGATCAAATCACGCAAGAAGTGAATGATTGGATTACAGCACACCATTAA
- a CDS encoding ABC transporter permease yields MRVLNSFKRDYMLHLMLLPALVLVLVYSYYPMFGVIIAFEKFSAFKGFLHSPWVGFDNFRYVFDTPDFPIALRNTIVIAILKIVGNLIVPIVIALLLNEVRQVFIKRGVQILVYLPHFLSWVILAGILKDILSPSGGIVNELITAMGFKPIFFLGDNHWFRFTLISSDIWKEFGFNTIVYSAALTSINPSLYEAATVDGASRLKQTWYITLPGIVPVIILLATISLGNVLNAGFDQVFNLYSPVTYSTGDILDTLLYRIGVVSAQYSVSTAIGLFKSAISFVLICVSYGLAYRLANYRIF; encoded by the coding sequence ATGCGTGTCTTAAACAGTTTCAAACGAGATTACATGCTTCATCTCATGCTGCTTCCTGCTCTAGTGTTAGTTTTGGTCTACAGCTACTATCCCATGTTCGGTGTTATCATCGCCTTTGAAAAATTCTCAGCGTTTAAAGGCTTTCTCCATTCTCCATGGGTCGGTTTCGATAATTTCCGTTATGTCTTTGATACACCGGATTTCCCTATCGCCCTGAGAAATACAATCGTTATCGCGATTCTAAAAATCGTTGGAAACCTAATCGTTCCAATCGTCATCGCTCTATTATTGAATGAAGTGCGTCAGGTTTTCATTAAGCGTGGCGTGCAAATTCTCGTGTATTTACCCCACTTTCTCTCTTGGGTTATTCTTGCAGGCATCCTAAAGGATATCCTCTCGCCCTCTGGCGGGATTGTGAATGAATTGATTACTGCGATGGGATTTAAACCAATCTTCTTCCTAGGGGATAACCACTGGTTTCGTTTCACTCTCATCTCTAGCGACATCTGGAAGGAATTCGGATTCAATACCATTGTATATTCGGCCGCACTTACAAGTATCAATCCGTCGTTATATGAAGCAGCCACAGTCGATGGTGCTTCCCGCCTGAAACAAACCTGGTATATTACACTTCCCGGCATCGTGCCAGTTATCATCCTGCTCGCGACCATCAGCCTCGGGAATGTGCTCAACGCGGGCTTCGATCAAGTATTCAATCTATACAGCCCTGTTACTTATTCGACAGGCGATATCTTGGATACCTTGCTTTATCGAATCGGGGTTGTCAGCGCTCAATATAGTGTCTCGACAGCTATTGGATTGTTTAAATCCGCCATCTCCTTCGTTCTTATTTGCGTCTCGTACGGATTAGCCTATCGGCTGGCCAATTATCGGATCTTCTAG